The DNA region AGAACGAGCAGGAACTTAAGGCTTTGGGAACGCCCTATCGATCGGGACAATTTTCTTTTCAAGCCAATGGTCGCGCCCGGTGCCTAAATCAGGCCAGCGGATTGGTTAAGATTCTGGCGGATGCTCAAAGTGACCGCGTTTTGGGGATGCATATAATCGGGCCCATGGCATCTGAATTAATTCAACAAGGTGTGTTGGCCATGGCATTTTCTGCGAGCAGCGAAGACGTGGCTCGTATCGTCCATGCGCATCCTTCATTGTCAGAAGTCATCCATGAAGCGTCCTTGGCGGTCGACAAAAGAGCACTACATCACTAAAAATCCAAATCTCAATTCCACCACACGAATGGCTTAAATCAAACAATAATGTGTAAACATTGTCTGTTTTATACATTAACGTCTTAAGGTCCGTTTCCCTTCCTTTGATTCTGCCAGGCACCAGATCCTTGCAAATACATGATTTATCAAGGGAATAATTATTATTTGATTACTCAATTGTTTGGCATGTCCTTTGCTTTTTATTAAGATGACAGGTTTTTTTTAAATAAAAGGCAGGTAACTGAGATTTAGATTCTTGCTTTTAATCAGTTCCCGGGGTGAAGTCTCATGAAGGAGAAATAACTATGGACCGTGAAACAAAAACATCGAATCTGGCGACAGTTTCAAAGAAGTTGAATGATCTTTCCGATTTTTGTGCGACAGAAGGTCATAGTAAGGGTGCCCCTATCCAATGGGAGTCCATAGAGACTCAGTATGATTCTGGCCCAAAGATGGGAATTGATTAACAGACGCGAGATCGTCCGAAGACGATTTGGATTATAAGTCGAACTTAAGGCGTACCGAGTCCGGATCTGAATTCATCCCGATTGAGAAGTTTCAGGGTCATGAGAGTCATCTGACCCAGGTAAATCACGAGTCCGAGGTAAGAGAGCCCCATATTGAATCGAAACGAAGGCTCGACATCATAGTATTCTTTCTCTTCTTCTTTTTCTTTCCAGCTTTTCCATAATCGAATTGCCCCGAACAGGAGGATCATCAGGAGCATCGGATGATGCGTTTTCAGAAAAAAAAGAAGCACTGCAACAAGCCCCACACCCCAAATTTTTGTCGATACTGCGGCAACAATCCTGCCTCCGTCGAGCGGACTAAATGGTATTAAATTAAAAAGATTCATCAAAAACCCCACATAGGCCAGGGCCAAATAGAGGGAATTACCGGATTCTTTAAAAAGCATGTAGGCAAATGTCGAAGCCACTGCTCCTGCGAGGGGACCGCCAAAGGCGATGAACGATTCCACTTTCACATTTTTCGGGAACTCTTTCATGGCAATGAAGGCACCGACAAAAGGGATAAATACCGGAGCTCCGGTCTTAATTCCCTTCATCCGGATTGCCGCCGCGTGACCCATTTCGTGCAGGAAGATTAAAATGACCAGGCCTGCCGCGAACGCCCATCCATAAAATAATGCATAAATCCATGCCGTTGCCGCCATCGAAATCGCAGTGATTCCGAATTTGGCAAACTTCAAAAAGACCAAAAGACTTTTAAATTTAAAAAGAATCAATCCTATCAGGGAAAGAATTGACCAGAACACTCCTTTCTTCTTATTTGGAGGATCTTTCGTATACTCTTTTTCAGAGGTTGAGGAAAGTCTCTTTTCCTCCGGAGAATCGGGAGGGAAATCAGCAAATGAGTTGCCCGCAGGTCGATGATCCATATTTC from Nitrospirota bacterium includes:
- a CDS encoding site-2 protease family protein, whose protein sequence is MDHRPAGNSFADFPPDSPEEKRLSSTSEKEYTKDPPNKKKGVFWSILSLIGLILFKFKSLLVFLKFAKFGITAISMAATAWIYALFYGWAFAAGLVILIFLHEMGHAAAIRMKGIKTGAPVFIPFVGAFIAMKEFPKNVKVESFIAFGGPLAGAVASTFAYMLFKESGNSLYLALAYVGFLMNLFNLIPFSPLDGGRIVAAVSTKIWGVGLVAVLLFFLKTHHPMLLMILLFGAIRLWKSWKEKEEEKEYYDVEPSFRFNMGLSYLGLVIYLGQMTLMTLKLLNRDEFRSGLGTP